One stretch of Natrinema salaciae DNA includes these proteins:
- a CDS encoding metal-dependent hydrolase translates to MWPWGHFAVAYLLYTAVTHRRFGRPPRAVPAIALAIGSQTPDLIDKPLAWNVGLLPGGRTLTHTLFAAALVVPAVLLVADRLEARTVGVGFLVGYCSHLLADVPPTVLSGEFAGAAYLLWPVLEQPPEEPVAGILDAFLHYYTMGPYQWLQFGLFALAVLAWYRDGAPGPGLVYTTLERRLGALS, encoded by the coding sequence TACACCGCCGTTACCCACCGCCGGTTCGGCCGACCGCCGCGGGCCGTCCCGGCGATCGCGCTCGCGATCGGGTCGCAGACGCCGGACCTGATCGACAAACCGCTCGCGTGGAACGTCGGACTCCTCCCCGGCGGGCGAACGCTCACCCACACCCTGTTCGCCGCGGCCCTCGTCGTCCCGGCCGTCCTCCTCGTCGCCGATCGACTCGAGGCCCGCACCGTCGGCGTCGGCTTCCTCGTCGGCTACTGCTCGCACCTCCTCGCCGACGTGCCGCCGACGGTCCTCTCGGGCGAGTTCGCGGGCGCGGCGTACCTCCTGTGGCCGGTCCTCGAGCAGCCGCCCGAGGAGCCCGTCGCCGGGATTCTCGACGCGTTCCTCCACTACTACACGATGGGGCCCTACCAGTGGCTCCAGTTCGGCCTCTTCGCCCTCGCCGTCCTCGCCTGGTATCGGGACGGCGCGCCGGGCCCCGGACTCGTCTACACGACGCTCGAACGGCGGCTTGGAGCCCTCTCCTGA